One Pristiophorus japonicus isolate sPriJap1 chromosome 19, sPriJap1.hap1, whole genome shotgun sequence genomic window carries:
- the LOC139230470 gene encoding histone H4-like, which produces MSGRGKGGKGLGKGGAKRHHKVLRDNIQGITKHAIRRLAHCGGVKRISGLIYEETRGVLKVYLGNVIRDAVTYTEHDKLKTVTAMHVVYALKLQGRTLCGFAG; this is translated from the coding sequence ATGTCTGgccgaggtaaaggaggcaaaggactgggcaaaggcggagccaagcggcaccataaagtgctccgtgataatattcagggcatcaccaaacacgccatccgccgcctggctcacTGTGGCGGTGTCAaacggatctcgggcctgatctacgaggagacccgcggggtgctgaaggtttacctggggaatgtgatcagggacgcGGTCACCTACACCGAGCACGACAAgctcaagacggtcactgccatgcatgtggtgtacgctctgaaactgCAGGGCCGCACTCTCTGTGGATTCGCCGGCTGA
- the LOC139230598 gene encoding histone H2B 5-like, with product MADEKEIVTAKRGTRKVINKTLLKGGKKRRQSRKESYSIDIYKVMKQVHPDTGISCKAMGIMNSVVNDILERIAGEASRLAHYNKRRTMSSREIQTAVRLLLPGELAKHAVSEGTKAVTKYTSSK from the coding sequence ATGGCTGACGAAAAGGAAATAGTTACCGCCAAGAGAGGCACCAGGAAAGTAATCAACAAAACACTActgaagggcggcaagaagcgcagacagtcgaggaaggagagttactccatcgacatctacaaagtgatgaagcaggttcaccccgacaccggcatctcgtgcaaggccatgggcatcatgaactcggttgtgaacgatattttggagcgcatcgcgggtgaggcttcccgcctggcccattacaacaagcggcgCACCatgagctcccgggagatccagaccgccgtgcgcctgctgctgcccggggagctggccaagcacgccgtgtcggaagggacaaaggcggtgaccaagtacaccagctccaagtaa